The DNA segment AGAGCCCCCTGTCCCCGGAGGGCGCGCATTTCCGGGCCGCCCACCACCCAGATCGCGTCTGCAGCCGCTGCCCCGGCACAGCCTCGAGCCGCTCCCGCCCGCTCCGTGGCCCACGGTCCCGCCACTCCGCGAAATGCCGGTCGACTTCAACGGGTACTGGAAGATGCTGGCCAACGAGAATTTCGAGGAGTACCTGCGCGCGCTCGGTAAGCGCTGCCCCGGCGCCGCGCCGCGCCGCCCGGCGGTCCCCAGAGTCCCCCGAGTCCCCCGAGCCGCCGCCCGCCTGCCTCCGCCTGGGCGGCCGCCGCCCGATGCACCCCGGCGCCGGGAAGGGCGACCGCGGCCAGCGCTGCGAGGGCGGCCGGCTGGATGCGAATTAGAGGCTCCGGGGTTGGAAGGGTTAATTGGTGGCGAGCGTCTGCTGGTTGGCTCTGGACGCGGATAATTTAATTAGCAGAGCTGGCTCTGGTTTGCTGGGTTTTGTTTCTAAAGGTTAGAGTGAGGGCAGAAAACTTTGTTgccaagaggaaaagagaaagagcgcAAAGCCAGCGGGGAATCCCAACTGCATTCCTGGAACTGCCCCGGGGTCCCGCTCCCTTGGGAACGGTTCTCTTGAGTTTTCCTGCCAACTCTCTACCCCTGTGTCCGCACCCCTTGCAGATGTTAACGTGGCCTTGCGCAAAATCGCCAATTTGCTGAAGCCGGACAAAGAGATCGTGCAAGAAGGCGACCACATGATCATCCGCACGCTGAGCACTTTTAGGAACTACATCATGGACTTCGAAGTTGGGAAGGAATTTGAGGAGGATCTGACTGGCATAGATGACCGCAAGTGCATGGTGAGGATTCGTGAGCCCCGGGTGTCTCCTGCTCAGGGGATCTGACCAAGGGCCGGGCTAGTCTCCTCGGTCTGAGGGGAGCAAAGGCCCTTGTGTTGTGAAAGACTGCGGATCTTCCCACTCTCAGCCCCCAGGGTAGGCAGCACCCATTTAGCAAGCACCCCACCAGATCCAAACCGGATGGTGTAGTTCTGAGGCCTGTGGTGGTTGAGTCTCTGCTGCGTCCAGGCACTTTGCCAGGTACTTTAGACACATGACTTCACCAAAGCTCCCCACAACCTTTCAGACAGATGGGTGTTCCcccttttacagataaagaagcaGTCTCAAAAGACATGACAGGTAGCCTGGCGAGGGAGGGGCGCCCTGAAATTCCAGGTCTGTCCTGTGCCCCTCTAGCTGACTAGAGGCTGCtgcaggaagaaagaaggaatacAGGGCACCACCCTGGTAAACTTCCAGTATGCCCCAGTGGGAAGACCCCCCAGGGAGCAGCGCCTTGATCTCCACTGGAAGCCCCCTGATCTGCCCATCCATGGGATGGCTGGGACTTGACCCCTGGTCACGTCCTGCCCCACCCTATCAGTGCTGGCTCCTGAGCTTCCTTTGAACCTTTTGGCAGGTCAGTACCCCTGCAGCCCAGCCAGAGGAAGcagcagtgggggagggggaaggccCTGGGCCTCTCCTTCCCAAAGATGGGAAGCTGGTGACCAGAAGACCCCAATTAGCGCTGTCACAGCAGTTCCGGAAGGTCATCCCCAGGCCTCCAACAACATTCTCCCGTTTCTGGGATTTCTGGGAGGTCAGGGTATTCTGGGTCTCGCTTTCCTTGTCTCGGGTACCAAACTGGCTTGCGCTCACCCTCAGGAGCTGACCTCTCGCACCCCTCCCACAATTCGCTGAGGGTCTCCTTGCTGGGtctgctttgtgctctgcacgTGGCCTGCCATTTTACACCACAGCCCAGCGAGGGAGGGCTGAACCATTCATATTCATGCTatgactgaggctcagaggggtgaGGAGTCTTGCAAGAGCTGGGGACCT comes from the Sciurus carolinensis chromosome 9, mSciCar1.2, whole genome shotgun sequence genome and includes:
- the Rbp1 gene encoding LOW QUALITY PROTEIN: retinol-binding protein 1 (The sequence of the model RefSeq protein was modified relative to this genomic sequence to represent the inferred CDS: deleted 2 bases in 1 codon) translates to MDPPAGFVRARNPAVAAPQSPLSPEGAHFRAAHHPDRVCSRCPGSLEPLPPAPWPTVPPLREMPVDFNGYWKMLANENFEEYLRALDVNVALRKIANLLKPDKEIVQEGDHMIIRTLSTFRNYIMDFEVGKEFEEDLTGIDDRKCMTTVSWDGDKLECVQKGEKEGRGWTQWIEGDELHLEMRVQGVVCKQVFKKVH